In one Carassius auratus strain Wakin unplaced genomic scaffold, ASM336829v1 scaf_tig00038642, whole genome shotgun sequence genomic region, the following are encoded:
- the LOC113083528 gene encoding protein PBDC1-like, whose product MDTGDVLASLGIEGATAAAHALSLPAEAYGNDAQLEVMWAMKAYNHAEVYYNLISSVDPKFLKLTKSDEQIYTKFREAFPDLSIQVLDAELLKSVDAKEKWRPFCNQFEGVVEDFNYGTLLRLDCQKDYTEENTIFATRIQFYAIEIARNREGYNDFVHNANSKTKTTEARQERIISGLLDVEIFLHKAHQWEKHV is encoded by the exons ATGGACACGGGGGATGTTCTTGCATCTCTG GGGATAGAAGGAGCCACTGCGGCTGCGCATGCGCTCTCTCTTCCAGCAGAGGCGTACGGTAATGAC GCCCAACTGGAAGTAATGTGGGCTATGAAAGCCTACAATCACGCAGAAGTGTACTATAAT CTTATTTCCTCTGTTGATCCCAAGTTTCTAAAACTAACCAAATCAGATGAGCAGATATACACTAAATTCCGAGAAGCATTTCCTGACCTAAGTATTCAAGTTCTGGATGCAGAGCTGCTGAAGTCCGTGGACGCAAAAGAG AAATGGAGGCCCTTTTGTAACCAGTTTGAAGGAGTTGTAGAAGACTTCAACTATGGTACATTATTACGTTTAGACTGTCAAAAGGACTACACAGAGGAGAACACGATATTCG cGACCAGAATCCAGTTTTACGCCATTGAGATTGCAAGGAACAGAGAAGGATACAATGACTTTGTCCACAATGCCAATTCAAAAACCAAAACAACAGAAGCAAGACAAGAGCGAATCATAAGTGGCCTTCTCGATGTAGAGATCTTTCTACATAAAGCTCATCAGTGGGAGAAACATGTTTAA